One window of the Pelmatolapia mariae isolate MD_Pm_ZW linkage group LG15, Pm_UMD_F_2, whole genome shotgun sequence genome contains the following:
- the LOC134643557 gene encoding G-protein coupled receptor family C group 6 member A-like, whose protein sequence is MDSWRKMKHSFSFCIFFVVLSHHGTKSFEQATAEGDIIIGGLFPIHESVNVTVNYDGSENQICDRFSTANLVQSLIMVQALEEINQKQELGNLTLGYLILDSCGDVTTSLRIIPSFMRGNCNTSAQQSSPVLAVIGGYYSEIAIAVTRLLNLEYIPEISYGATSGLLSDKTRFPSFMRTVPQDDHQAHAISEILDDNGWTWVGVLTTDSEYGRYITERLWYYTNQKGICFAFTSVLPDDLNDYSMKKSIESTVKTITDNENVSVIVSFAKPDHMMYIFQKLLNDPQGTRRVWLASDIWSQSPEILNTKKHTLSDIGTIIGITFKSGNTTKLERYLDDLDENPNHHKNNPFLSTFLKQHGLTSSEKLKTMIYPFAVFSIELAVKAIAQAVEDLCTDRDCKTKRLSPLELRGALRKAKFHMDGKNYSFDPHGDLNDEYDIILWKQTSESLDGNVTSRCTDSCQPGYSKTSVSGQPRCCYQCEPCAENYFSNTTDSEKCNPCEKNYYSLKGSSTCLPRKIDFLKWGDIYLIVLLSFTSLGAVLTIVVGIIFLAHWNTPVVRSSVGPISIILLLSLMITFTSVILFGGPPNSYQCQARQVVFGLSFTLCVSCIMVKSFKIVLAFEFDPDTQNVLKKLYKPYLIIAVCMAGQVVIVTTWLVHSPPSTDSEITKDNMKLIFCSEKLIPAFGAMLAYIGLLALICFGVAFKGRKLPDSYNDAKFITFAMLIYFISWIIFGPVYVNVTDKYIPAVEMVVILISAYGILFCQFFTKCYIILCKKEANTEKAFRREIRNYSMDRKGSEDELSSKGIENPTLSLSLESFPNSQCSDSITDWGSTSQPSVSSNSLFPVSNPQQNILQDNLKSSKTLKRVSSLPPSLIK, encoded by the exons ATGGACAGCTGGAGGAAGATGAAACATTCTTTCAGCTTCTGCAtcttttttgtagttttatcACACCATGGTACCAAATCCTTCGAACAGGCCACAGCAGAAGGCGACATCATTATTGGAGGATTGTTTCCGATTCACGAAAGCGTTAATGTCACTGTAAATTATGATGGCAGTGAAAACCAGATATGTGACAG GTTTAGCACGGCTAACCTGGTCCAGTCTCTGATAATGGTGCAGGCGCTGGAGGAGATAAATCAGAAGCAAGAGTTGGGGAACCTCACCTTGGGATATCTTATACTTGACTCCTGTGGTGACGTTACTACCTCCCTGAGAATAATCCCATCCTTTATGAGGGGAAACT GTAACACTAGTGCACAGCAGTCTTCCCCTGTCCTTGCTGTCATTGGTGGTTACTACTCAGAGATAGCCATAGCAGTTACAAGGCTACTCAACCTGGAATATATACCCGAG ATAAGTTATGGTGCAACCTCTGGCCTTCTAAGTGATAAAACCCGTTTTCCAAGCTTTATGAGGACTGTACCACAAGATGATCACCAAGCTCATGCCATCTCTGAGATTCTTGATGATAATGGATGGACTTGGGTCGGTGTGCTGACAACCGATAGTGAATATGGTCGCTATATAACTGAGCGGCTCTGGTACTATACAAACCAAAAAGGCATCTGCTTCGCCTTCACCTCTGTTCTTCCAGATGATTTAAATGATTACTCAATGAAAAAGAGCATTGAGTCTACAGTCAAAACCATCACAGATAATGAAAACGTCAGTGTCATTGTGTCCTTTGCTAAACCTGACCATATGATGtatatttttcaaaaacttCTCAATGATCCTCAAGGAACAAGGAGAGTTTGGTTGGCCAGTGATATTTGGTCACAATCACCTGAAATactgaatacaaaaaaacataCTTTGAGTGACATAGGAACAATCATTGGGATCACTTTTAAATCTGGAAACACAACCAAGTTAGAGCGATATCTCGATGACCTTGATGAAAATCCCAACCACCACAAGAACAACCCATTCTTGTCTACATTTTTAAAGCAGCATGGGTTGACTTCATCAGAGAAGTTAAAGACTATGATATATCCATTTGCTGTGTTCAGTATAGAATTGGCAGTTAAAGCCATAGCTCAGGCTGTTGAAGACCTCTGCACTGACAGAGACTGCAAGACAAAACGCTTATCCCCGTTGGAg TTACGAGGGGCCTTACGGAAGGCAAAGTTCCATATGGATGGGAAAAACTATTCATTCGATCCCCATGGTGACCTCAACGATGAATACGATATCATCCTATGGAAGCAGACTTCAGAGTCTCTAGAC GGAAATGTGACGTCCAGGTGCACAGACagctgtcagcctggctacagtaaGACTTCAGTTTCGGGCCAGCCTCGTTGCTGCTATCAATGTGAACCCTGTGCTGAGAACTACTTTTCCAATACTACTG ATTCGGAGAAGTGTAATCCTTGTGAAAAAAACTATTACTCCCTAAAAGGCAGTTCAACGTGTTTGCCAagaaaaatagattttctgAAATGGGGTGATATATATCTTATTGTGCTGCTGTCTTTTACTTCTTTAGGAGCAGTGCTTACCATTGTTGTTGGGATCATCTTCCTTGCACACTGGAATACCCCTGTTGTGCGCTCATCTGTAGGCCCAATCAGCATcattctcctcctctcccttatgATCACATTTACTAGTGTTATATTATTTGGTGGTCCACCCAATAGCTATCAGTGTCAAGCACGGCAGGTGGTGTTTGGCTTGAGTTTTACCTTGTGTGTCTCCTGCATCATGGTCAAATCCTTTAAGATCGTCTTGGCCTTTGAGTTTGACCCGGACACTCAAAATGTGCTGAAGAAGCTCTACAAGCCTTACCTCATTATTGCAGTCTGCATGGCAGGTCAAGTGGTTATTGTCACCACGTGGCTTGTCCACAGTCCTCCATCCACTGACTCAGAGATCACAAAGGACAACATGAAACTGATATTTTGTAGTGAGAAATTAATTCCTGCATTTGGAGCCATGTTAGCCTATATTGGCCTTTTGGCTCTCATCTGCTTTGGTGTTGCTTTTAAGGGACGAAAGTTGCCTGACAGTTACAATGATGCAAAGTTCATCACTTTTGCAATGCTCATTTACTTCATCTCCTGGATCATCTTTGGCCCAGTCTATGTCAATGTCACAGACAAGTACATTCCAGCAGTGGAGATGGTCGTTATCCTCATCTCAGCCTACGGCATCTTGTTTTGTCAATTTTTTACAAAGTGCTACATTATTCTGTGTAAGAAGGAAGCCAACACAGAGAAAGCGTTCCGCCGGGAAATTAGGAATTATTCCATGGATCGCAAAGGCAGTGAGGATGAGCTGTCATCTAAGGGAATTGAAAACCCTACTTTATCTTTATCTTTGGAGTCATTCCCAAATTCCCAATGTTCAGACTCAATCACTGATTGGGGTTCCACCAGTCAGCCTAGTGTTTCCTCAAACTCTCTCTTCCCAGTCTCGAACCCACAGCAAAACATACTTCAGGACAACCTAAAGTCCTCTAAGACCCTAAAGAGAGTTTCAAGCTTGCCACCATCACTAATAAAATGA